A window of Zingiber officinale cultivar Zhangliang chromosome 5A, Zo_v1.1, whole genome shotgun sequence contains these coding sequences:
- the LOC121982306 gene encoding hypersensitive-induced response protein-like protein 1: MGQLLCCVQVDQATVAISEQFGKFDAVLQPGCNCVPWVTGKRIAGHLSLRLQQLDVKCETKTKDNVFVNVIASVQYRAMTNKASDAFYKLTNTRTQIQAYVFDVIRATVPKLNLDDVFEQKSEIAKAVEDELEKAMSAYGYEIVQTLIVDIEPDEHVKRAMNEINAAARLRMAANEKAEAEKIIQIKRAEGEAEAKYLSGLGIARQRQAIVDGLRDSVLGFSGNVPGTSPKDVMDMVLITQYFDTMKEIGASNKSSAVFVPHGPGAVHDIAQQMRDGILQASLSK; this comes from the exons ATGGGACAACTGCTTTGCTGTGTACAAGTTGATCAAGCCACTGTCGCAATCAGCGAGCAATTTGGCAAGTTTGATGCTGTCCTTCAGCCAGGATGCAATTGTGTGCCATGGGTTACTGGTAAGCGAATTGCTGGTCATCTCTCACTGAGATTGCAACAGTTGGATGTCAAGTGTGAAacaaaaacaaag GATAATGTTTTTGTAAATGTCATTGCCTCAGTGCAATACCGTGCTATGACCAACAAGGCTAGTGATGCTTTTTACAAACTGACCAATACAAGAACTCAGATTCAGGCTTATGTCTTTGATG TAATCAGAGCCACGGTACCGAAGCTCAATCTGGATGATGTATTTGAGCAGAAGTCTGAAATTGCCAAAGCAGTTGAGGATGAACTGGAAAAGGCTATGTCAGCTTATGGATATGAAATAGTGCAAACATTAATTGTTGATATTGAGCCAGATGAACATGTAAAACGTGCAATGAATGAAATTAATGCTG CTGCAAGATTGAGGATGGCTGCAAACGAGAAGGCCGAAGCAGAGAAGATCATCCAGATAAAGCGGGCTGAGGGCGAGGCAGAGGCCAAGTATCTCTCAGGTTTAGGTATCGCTCGACAACGCCAAGCCATCGTGGATGGACTTAGGGACAGTGTCCTAGGCTTCTCTGGAAATGTTCCAGGCACCTCACCTAAGGATGTGATGGACATGGTGCTGATAACTCAATATTTTGACACCATGAAGGAGATTGGTGCGTCCAACAAATCATCTGCTGTATTTGTCCCCCATGGACCTGGCGCTGTTCATGATATCGCACAGCAAATGCGGGATGGCATTCTTCAAGCTTCCTTGAGCAAGTAA